From the Debaryomyces hansenii CBS767 chromosome F complete sequence genome, the window AATCGGTGACAAAACTCTCACCAGCATTGAAAAGAACGATATGCAAAGGGTGTCAAACATTATTGGTTCCGGGTGTCAATGAAACTatagaaatagaaaataaatcaaaagaaaaagcACCACATAATGACTTGTTGGTTCATTCATGCAACACTTGCGGCAAGAAAAAGAGGTTTCCCATTGGGATAAATAGGGCATATGAGTTGTTCAGTGAAAAGGACGACAAAAAATCCGACGAAGAATGAtttttgtatattagtGTATATAAAACTGTAAATacatattaattattttggACCAAGCATATTTTCTGGTCTGACCCATTGGTCGAACTCTTCTTCGGACAACATGTTTAAATCTAAACAGGATTGCTTTAAGGTGAGTCCCTTTTTGTGGGCATTTTTGGCGACCTTGGAAGCATTGTCGTAACCAATCTTTGGGTTCAAGGCTGTGACCAACATTAAGGACTCATTCAAGActtttgaaatcttttcttcattggCAACAATACCTTCAACACAGTGGATTCTGAATGACTTACATACATCACCAATTAATCTAATCGAAGACAATAAGTTGCTGGCCATGACAGGCTTGAAAAcatttaattcaaattgaCCAGATGCACCTGAAAAAGTGATAGTAGTATGGTTACCCATAACTTGCGCACAAACCATGGTCATAGCTTCACATTGGGTAGGGTTAACCTTACCTGGCATGATGGAGGAACCTGGTTCATTTTCTGGAAGGGATAATTCGCCGTATCCACATCTTGGACCAGAACCTAAGTATCTAATATCATTAGCAATCTTGAAAAGAGATACAGCTAATGTATTTAAGGCACCAGAAGCTTCAACAAAGGCATCATGTGCAGCTAAGGCTTCGAATTTATTTGGAGCAGTTTGGAATTTCAACCCAGTAATATTAGAAACCTCTTTCGCAATCTTAACATCAAAACCCTTTGAAGTGTTCAAACCAGTACCAACAGCAGTACCACCTTGAGCTAAGTATGATAATCTTGGAAGGGTTTGTTGAATACGTTCAATACCAAAACTTAATTGTTGAACGTAACCTGAGAATTCTTGACCCAAAGTTAATGGAGTAGCATCTTGCAAATGAGTTCTACCGATTTTAATGATCTTTTCGAATTCTTTTGCCTTGGCATCAAATGCATCACGAAGCTGTGTTAAAGAAGGAATTAACTTGTTGCTGATCTCAGTAACGGCTGCAATATGCATAACTGTTGGGAAAGTATCATTTGAAGATTGGGACATATTACAGTGATCATTTGGATGAACAGGGGACTTTGAACCCATTTCACCGCCTAAAATCTCGATTGCTCTGTTCGAAATAACCTCGTTGGCATTCATGTTTGATTGAGTACCGGATCCTGTCTGGTAGACTACTAATGGGAAATGTTCCGTCAATTTACCTTCCGCAACTTCAGTTGCAGCTTCTTTGATAGCCTTAGCTAACAGAGGGTCTAACGCACCGATTTCCTCATTAACAATGGCAGCAGCCTTCTTTAAAATACCAAATGATTTAACAATGGATTCTGGCATTCTAATATCACCGATATCAAAATTACCTAACGATCTTTGACTTTGGGCACCCCAATACTTATCGTTTGGAACGGAGATTTCTCCGAACGCATCGCTTTCGACCCTTTCGTTAGCTTTGTTACCTGACATTTTCCAATGATTGGTGA encodes:
- a CDS encoding DEHA2F13948p (highly similar to uniprot|P08417 Saccharomyces cerevisiae YPL262W FUM1 Fumarase converts fumaric acid to L-malic acid in the TCA cycle), coding for MSGNKANERVESDAFGEISVPNDKYWGAQSQRSLGNFDIGDIRMPESIVKSFGILKKAAAIVNEEIGALDPSLAKAIKEAATEVAEGKLTEHFPLVVYQTGSGTQSNMNANEVISNRAIEILGGEMGSKSPVHPNDHCNMSQSSNDTFPTVMHIAAVTEISNKLIPSLTQLRDAFDAKAKEFEKIIKIGRTHLQDATPLTLGQEFSGYVQQLSFGIERIQQTLPRLSYLAQGGTAVGTGLNTSKGFDVKIAKEVSNITGLKFQTAPNKFEALAAHDAFVEASGALNTLAVSLFKIANDIRYLGSGPRCGYGELSLPENEPGSSIMPGKVNPTQCEAMTMVCAQVMGNHTTITFSGASGQFELNVFKPVMASNLLSSIRLIGDVCKSFRIHCVEGIVANEEKISKVLNESLMLVTALNPKIGYDNASKVAKNAHKKGLTLKQSCLDLNMLSEEEFDQWVRPENMLGPK
- a CDS encoding DEHA2F13926p (weakly similar to uniprot|P40571 Saccharomyces cerevisiae YIR015W RPR2 Subunit of nuclear RNase P which cleaves tRNA precursors to generate mature 5' ends), encoding MGPKKQGKPTPKNVPHIDNYARISYLYQASSHFAATPKYGILSRAMARNVNLISKKSVTKLSPALKRTICKGCQTLLVPGVNETIEIENKSKEKAPHNDLLVHSCNTCGKKKRFPIGINRAYELFSEKDDKKSDEE